The sequence gttttgtgcgattttaggtccagtgtgtcaatacagtatgtcaaaatgaaaaaaacaacagtaaatcacacttgtgaggttgtgctgatcaaaaatgattccaaaatggcaagataaaaaaaattctaagttgaaatataaaattagaatcaaaaatagtcaacaactgacaattatacatgacttcagagggttaactgctggatgtgtagGAAGCTTCTGGTTGTTTTTGTGGCCCTCAAGTGATCAAAAAAATCTTATCTACTTGTGCATTTTAACATTCTGAAGATATTTCAGTGTCATGAACATGAATAACGTAGAGCATAAGTTCTTGCTAACCCACAttcaaacacgcacacacctcaGGCTTATGAGATTACTCTACTAGATTCTACAAGCTGATCAGGTACAtttttttgtgatattaaaGGTTAACTAGTCAGCCCAAATTGTGTTTGATTGGTTAATTTTTTGCATGttgtacaattttttttacatacatcagaatcagaatcagaattcctttattaatccctggagggaaattcttgagaATTCAGcgacaaacaaaaacaccaaaaagacccacaactttcctggtgtgtggtagatagaagacagtgtagtccagagtaaaaaagaaagtaaaggaatcgcgaataataataaaatagtagaaaaacagtgagaaagatcgggagcgtctgtaacaggctgcacacgtatcgacgcatgcgcactgacATGACCTATATATGTGACCTATATATGTATTATTACCCTGTGCCTTTGTAGCTCTGATAAtgtattttcctctttgttccCCTCTCCTGTGCCTCCACATTTTCAGGTAAGCCCTAATGCTTTGTCCAAGCTGCGTTACCTGGAGGCTCTGGATCTGAGCCACAACAACCTGGAGAGCCTCTCCCCAAGCTGTTTCTCTGGCCTCCCTCTGGCCGAAGTTGACCtcagccataacagcttccaagAATTCGACATGGATGTATTCACTGCTAAAGTCAATCGTGAACCTGTCAACATTGATCTGTCTCATAACAAGCTCGTGTCAGTGTCCACCAATTTGCATGGAAGAATATTGCACATTCAAAGCTTAAACCTGTCAGCAAATCGGCTGTTGAGTGTACCAAGGCTGGCAAGACTCCCGCTGAGGCACCTCAGTCTAGATGGTAACCCCATCACTCACATCAAGGAGGGAGCgttcactgagctgaaagatCTGGTTAATTTATCCCTCAGTGGCCTCCATGACCTTCAGGAAATTGAGCCACACAGCTTCAAGGGCCTTCAGAGCCTACAAGTTCTGGATCTTTCAAACAATCCCAAGCTCAAGACTCTGAATCCTGTGGTTTTTACTGGACTAGAGTCCTTGCAAGAACTCAATTTGTCTGGTTCTGGTGTGGCGTCTTTGCCAAATAACATGCTTACCCACCT comes from Scatophagus argus isolate fScaArg1 chromosome 5, fScaArg1.pri, whole genome shotgun sequence and encodes:
- the tsku gene encoding tsukushi isoform X2; this encodes MALLLWLGLSLLASVQSSAVKNCHPSCSCEVESFGMFDSFSLTRVDCRGFGPSTTMPIPIPLDTAYLDLSSNSMGPLSDTMLTGPGYTTLISLDLSNNHITKVSPNALSKLRYLEALDLSHNNLESLSPSCFSGLPLAEVDLSHNSFQEFDMDVFTAKVNREPVNIDLSHNKLVSVSTNLHGRILHIQSLNLSANRLLSVPRLARLPLRHLSLDGNPITHIKEGAFTELKDLVNLSLSGLHDLQEIEPHSFKGLQSLQVLDLSNNPKLKTLNPVVFTGLESLQELNLSGSGVASLPNNMLTHLPSIKSIRLGENIRCWRTQKQGQFHRQLGQLQHNEVLSCNVEGIVL
- the tsku gene encoding tsukushi isoform X1: MKDTKNVMALLLWLGLSLLASVQSSAVKNCHPSCSCEVESFGMFDSFSLTRVDCRGFGPSTTMPIPIPLDTAYLDLSSNSMGPLSDTMLTGPGYTTLISLDLSNNHITKVSPNALSKLRYLEALDLSHNNLESLSPSCFSGLPLAEVDLSHNSFQEFDMDVFTAKVNREPVNIDLSHNKLVSVSTNLHGRILHIQSLNLSANRLLSVPRLARLPLRHLSLDGNPITHIKEGAFTELKDLVNLSLSGLHDLQEIEPHSFKGLQSLQVLDLSNNPKLKTLNPVVFTGLESLQELNLSGSGVASLPNNMLTHLPSIKSIRLGENIRCWRTQKQGQFHRQLGQLQHNEVLSCNVEGIVL